The proteins below are encoded in one region of Triticum aestivum cultivar Chinese Spring chromosome 1B, IWGSC CS RefSeq v2.1, whole genome shotgun sequence:
- the LOC123092488 gene encoding cation/H(+) antiporter 20 isoform X1: MAVKMASDGMWQGENPLDFALPLLAVQIAVVLVVTQGLAFAFKPLRQPRVIAEILGGILLGPSALGRWGPFRRTIFPEWSTPALDTVSGLGLLLFLFLVGLELDFRAVRRVGPRSVAIAAAGIVPPLLAAAGIVPLLDLAIPAPRQASYLSLCVFLGAALSVTALPVLACILKELGLLGVPFGETAMAAAAVNDVFAWTLLALALAVSGGGREPKGPPLAPVYILSSGAVFVAFTFFALRPLMARLARRTGPCSSDSNLTCSCAVACALLAGAVTDAIGVHPVFGAFVFGLAMPREEGFAERIGEKVAPLVSGLMLPLYFATSGLHTNVDNVQGVAAWGMVALVVAVAVVGKFAGTFAVAVAGTGMARREAAALGVAMSAKGLVELIVLNIGKEKKVLDDTTFAIFVIMALTTTVIATPLMTALYRHQSTATTPEVDGMELKGGDACPA, translated from the exons ATGGCCGTGAAGATGGCATCGGACGGCATGTGGCAGGGCGAGAACCCTCTGGACTTCGCGCTGCCGCTCCTGGCGGTGCAGATAGCCGTCGTGCTCGTCGTCACGCAGGGCCTCGCCTTCGCCTTCAAGCCCCTACGCCAGCCTAGGGTCATTGCCGAGATCCTG GGCGGCATCTTGCTCGGACCTTCGGCCCTGGGCCGGTGGGGCCCCTTTCGCCGCACGATCTTCCCGGAGTGGAGCACCCCCGCGCTAGACACTGTGTCGGGCCTCGGcctgctcctcttcctcttcctggtCGGCCTCGAGCTCGACTTCCGCGCCGTTCGTCGCGTGGGACCCCGCAGCGTGGCCATCGCAGCCGCCGGCATCGTGCCTccgctgctcgccgccgccggcatcGTGCCGCTCCTCGACCTCGCCATCCCGGCGCCCCGCCAAGCCTCATACCTCTCGCTGTGCGTGTTCCTCGGCGCGGCGCTCTCGGTGACCGCTCTCCCCGTGCTCGCCTGCATCCTCAAGGAACTCGGCCTCCTCGGAGTGCCCTTCGGCGagaccgccatggccgccgccgcggtGAACGACGTCTTCGCGTGGACGCTCCTTGCTCTCGCTCTCGCCGTGTCCGGCGGTGGCCGCGAGCCGAAGGGACCCCCTCTCGCGCCGGTCTACATCCTCTCGTCGGGCGCCGTCTTCGTGGCGTTCACGTTCTTCGCGCTCCGCCCTCTCATGGCGCGGCTGGCGCGCCGCACAGGCCCCTGCAGCTCGGACAGCAACCTGACCTGCTCATGCGCCGTCGCGTGCGCGCTCCTAGCGGGCGCCGTGACCGACGCCATCGGCGTGCACCCCGTCTTCGGCGCGTTCGTGTTCGGGCTGGCCATGCCCCGTGAGGAGGGCTTCGCGGAGCGCATCGGCGAGAAGGTGGCGCCGCTGGTGTCCGGGCTGATGCTGCCGCTCTACTTCGCCACGAGCGGACTGCATACGAATGTGGACAACGTCCAGGGCGTGGCCGCGTGGGGGATGGTGGCGCTCGTGGTGGCCGTGGCCGTGGTGGGGAAGTTCGCCGGGACGTTCGCGGTGGCGGTCGCCGGGACAGGCATGGCCAGGCGCGAGGCGGCCGCCCTCGGCGTGGCCATGAGCGCCAAGGGGCTAGTGGAGCTCATCGTGCTCAACATCGGCAAGGAGAAGAAG GTGCTGGACGACACGACGTTCGCCATCTTCGTGATCATGGCACTGACAACCACGGTGATCGCGACGCCGCTCATGACGGCGCTCTACCGGCATCAGTCGACGGCCACCACGCCGGAGGTCGACGGGATGGAGCTCAAAGGAGGCGACGCTTGCCCGGCATAA
- the LOC123092488 gene encoding cation/H(+) antiporter 20 isoform X2 produces MAVKMASDGMWQGENPLDFALPLLAVQIAVVLVVTQGLAFAFKPLRQPRGGILLGPSALGRWGPFRRTIFPEWSTPALDTVSGLGLLLFLFLVGLELDFRAVRRVGPRSVAIAAAGIVPPLLAAAGIVPLLDLAIPAPRQASYLSLCVFLGAALSVTALPVLACILKELGLLGVPFGETAMAAAAVNDVFAWTLLALALAVSGGGREPKGPPLAPVYILSSGAVFVAFTFFALRPLMARLARRTGPCSSDSNLTCSCAVACALLAGAVTDAIGVHPVFGAFVFGLAMPREEGFAERIGEKVAPLVSGLMLPLYFATSGLHTNVDNVQGVAAWGMVALVVAVAVVGKFAGTFAVAVAGTGMARREAAALGVAMSAKGLVELIVLNIGKEKKVLDDTTFAIFVIMALTTTVIATPLMTALYRHQSTATTPEVDGMELKGGDACPA; encoded by the exons ATGGCCGTGAAGATGGCATCGGACGGCATGTGGCAGGGCGAGAACCCTCTGGACTTCGCGCTGCCGCTCCTGGCGGTGCAGATAGCCGTCGTGCTCGTCGTCACGCAGGGCCTCGCCTTCGCCTTCAAGCCCCTACGCCAGCCTAGG GGCGGCATCTTGCTCGGACCTTCGGCCCTGGGCCGGTGGGGCCCCTTTCGCCGCACGATCTTCCCGGAGTGGAGCACCCCCGCGCTAGACACTGTGTCGGGCCTCGGcctgctcctcttcctcttcctggtCGGCCTCGAGCTCGACTTCCGCGCCGTTCGTCGCGTGGGACCCCGCAGCGTGGCCATCGCAGCCGCCGGCATCGTGCCTccgctgctcgccgccgccggcatcGTGCCGCTCCTCGACCTCGCCATCCCGGCGCCCCGCCAAGCCTCATACCTCTCGCTGTGCGTGTTCCTCGGCGCGGCGCTCTCGGTGACCGCTCTCCCCGTGCTCGCCTGCATCCTCAAGGAACTCGGCCTCCTCGGAGTGCCCTTCGGCGagaccgccatggccgccgccgcggtGAACGACGTCTTCGCGTGGACGCTCCTTGCTCTCGCTCTCGCCGTGTCCGGCGGTGGCCGCGAGCCGAAGGGACCCCCTCTCGCGCCGGTCTACATCCTCTCGTCGGGCGCCGTCTTCGTGGCGTTCACGTTCTTCGCGCTCCGCCCTCTCATGGCGCGGCTGGCGCGCCGCACAGGCCCCTGCAGCTCGGACAGCAACCTGACCTGCTCATGCGCCGTCGCGTGCGCGCTCCTAGCGGGCGCCGTGACCGACGCCATCGGCGTGCACCCCGTCTTCGGCGCGTTCGTGTTCGGGCTGGCCATGCCCCGTGAGGAGGGCTTCGCGGAGCGCATCGGCGAGAAGGTGGCGCCGCTGGTGTCCGGGCTGATGCTGCCGCTCTACTTCGCCACGAGCGGACTGCATACGAATGTGGACAACGTCCAGGGCGTGGCCGCGTGGGGGATGGTGGCGCTCGTGGTGGCCGTGGCCGTGGTGGGGAAGTTCGCCGGGACGTTCGCGGTGGCGGTCGCCGGGACAGGCATGGCCAGGCGCGAGGCGGCCGCCCTCGGCGTGGCCATGAGCGCCAAGGGGCTAGTGGAGCTCATCGTGCTCAACATCGGCAAGGAGAAGAAG GTGCTGGACGACACGACGTTCGCCATCTTCGTGATCATGGCACTGACAACCACGGTGATCGCGACGCCGCTCATGACGGCGCTCTACCGGCATCAGTCGACGGCCACCACGCCGGAGGTCGACGGGATGGAGCTCAAAGGAGGCGACGCTTGCCCGGCATAA